CAGCCGCCGTATTCCGATCGACGAGTTCTACACCGGCGTGAAGCGCAACGCGCTCGCGCCCGACGAACTGATCAGGGCCGTCCACATCAAGAAGGCCGACGGCCCGCAGCAGTACTCCAAGGTGGGCACGCGGAATGCCATGGTCATCGCCGTGTGCGCCTTCGGCCTCGCCCTGCACCCCGCCACCCGCACGGTCCGCACCGGCATCGGATCGGCCGCGCCGACCCCCGTCCGGGCGAAGGCCGCCGAGGAATTCCTGAACGCCGCGCTCGACGAGGGCGGATTCTGGGACAACGGGAAGATCATCACGCCGTCGGTCGCCAAGCAGTTCGCGGACCTGTGCTCCGCCGCCTGCAACCCGATCGACGACGTCCGGGGCACGGCCAGCTACCGCCGCCACGCGGTCGGCATCATGGCCCGCCGCACCCTGACCTGGACCTGGGAGTCGTACCGCGGCACTGACGGCCGCTCCATCGAGAAGGGGAGTGTCGCCTGATGCGCGTCAATTTCACGGTCAACGGCCGCCCGCAGGAAGCGGACGACGTGTGGGAGGGCGAGAGCCTCTTGTACGTGCTGCGCGAACGGATGGGGCTGCCCGGCTCCAAGAACGCCTGCGAGCAAGGGGAGTGCGGTTCCTGCACCGTCCGGCTCGACGGCATTCCGGTGTGTTCCTGTCTGGTCGCGGCCGGGCAGGTCGAAGGGCGCGAGGTCGTCACCGTCGAAGGGCTCGCGGACTACGCCAAGCAGCGTGCGGAGCACGGGAGTTGCGCAACGGGCGCCCACGGTACGTCAGTTGACGAGGCCAAGGGCTGGGCGGCGAAACCGCTCGACTCCCAGACCGGTGAGGGTACTCAACTTGCCCCCATCCAGCAGGCGTTCATCGACGCCGGCGCCGTCCAGTGCGGCTTCTGCACCCCCGGACTCCTCGTCGCCGCCGACGAGATGCTGGAGCACAACCCGACCCCGACCGACGCGGACATCCGCGAGGCGCTCTCGGGCAACCTGTGCCGCTGCACCGGCTACGAGAAGATCATGGACGCGGTCCGCCTGGCGGCCGCCCGGCAGGGAGAGGCGGTCTGACATGCCCGGCACCTCCGCAAAAGGCTCCCCCATCGGCACTCCCACCAAGGTCACCCAGGGTTCCAAGACCAAGGGCGGCATCGGCGAGTCCACGCTCCGCCCGGACGGCACCCTCAAGGTCACCGGCGAGTTCGCGTACTCGTCCGACATGTGGCACGAGGACATGCTCTGGGGCCAGATCCTGCGCTCCACGGTCGCGCACGCCGAGATCGTCTCCATCGACACTGTCGAGGCCCTGAAGACCCCGGGCGTCTACGCCGTCATGACCTACGACGACCTCCCGACCGACGTGAAGAACTACGGCCTGGAGATCCAGGACACCCCGGTCCTCGCGCACGGCAAGGTCCGCCACCACGGCGAGCCGGTCGCGATCGTCGCCGCCGACCACCCGGAGACGGCCCGCCGCGCCGCCGCCAAGATCAAGGTCGAGTACCGCGAACTCCCCGTCATCACCGACGAGTTGTCCGCGACCGCGCCGGACGCGATCCTCATCCACGAGGGCCGCGACGACCACCACATCGGCCATGTCCCGCACCCGAATATCGTCCACCGTCAGCCGATCGTCCGGGGAGACGTCGAAAAGGCCCGGGAGCGCGCCGACTTCATCGTCGAGGGCGAGTACACCTTCGGCATGCAGGACCAGGCGTTCCTCGGCCCGGAGTCCGGACTGGCGGTCCCCTCCGAGGACGGCGGCGTCGACCTCTACATCGCGACCCAGTGGCTGCACTCCGACCTCAAGCAGATCGCGCCCGTACTCGGCCTGCCCGAGGACAAGGTCCGCATGACGCTCTCCGGCGTCGGCGGCGCGTTCGGCGGCCGCGAGGACCTGTCGATGCAGATCCACGCCTGCCTGCTGGCCCTGCGCACCGGCAAACCCGTGAAGATCGTCTACAACCGCTTCGAGTCCTTCTTCGGGCACGTCCACCGCCACCCCGCCAAGCTCCACTACGAGCACGGCGCCACGAAGGACGGCAAGCTCACCCACCTCAAGGCCCGCATCGTGCTAGACGGCGGCGCCTACGCGTCGGCGTCCCCGGCCGTCGTAGGAAACGCCTCGTCGCTCGGCGCCGGACCGTACGTCATCGACGACGTCGACATCGAGGCCATCGCGCTCTACACCAACAACCCGCCCTGCGGCGCGATGCGCGGCTTCGGCGCGGTCCAGGCGTGCTTCGCCTACGAGGCCCAGATGGACAAGCTCGCCGACAAGGTGGGCATGGACCGGGTCGAGTTCCGTCAGCTCAACGCGATGGAGCAGGGCACGATCATGCCGACCGGGCAGCCGGTCGACTCCCCGGCGCCGGTCGCCGAACTCCTGCGCCGCGTCAAGGCGATGCCCATGCCGCCCGAGCAGCAGTGGCTCGCGGCCGGAGAGGCCGCCGACGTACGGCAGTTGCCCGGCGGCCTGTCCAACACGACGCACGGCGAAGGCGTCGTGCGCGGCGTCGGCTATGCGGTCGGCATCAAGAACGTCGGCTTCTCCGAGGGCTTCGACGACTACTCAACGGCCAAGGTCCGCCTGGAAGTTGTGGGTGGCGAGCCCGTCGCCGTCGTGCACACCGCGATGGCGGAGGTCGGCCAGGGCGGAGTCACCGTCCACGCGCAGATCGCCCGCACCGAGCTGGGCGTCGCCCAGGTGACGATCCACCCGGCGGACACCCAGGTGGGCAGCGCCGGTTCGACCTCCGCGTCCCGGCAGACGTACGTCACCGGTGGCGCCGTCAAGAACTCCTGCGAGCTGGTCCGCGAGAAGGTCCTGGAGATGGGCCGTCGCAAGCTCGGCACCTACCACCCGGCCTGGGCCACCGCCGAACTCCTGCTGGAGGGCGGCAAGGTGGTCACCGACGCCGGCGAGGTCCTCGCCGATCTGGCCGACGTCCTCGAAGGCGAGTCCGTCGAGATCGAGGCCGAGTGGCGTCACCGCGCGACCGAGCCGTTCGACCTCCGTACGGGACAGGGCTTCGGGCACGTCCAGTACACGTTCGCCGCGCACCGCGCCGTCGTCGAGGTCGACACCGAACTCGGCCT
The nucleotide sequence above comes from Streptomyces sp. N50. Encoded proteins:
- a CDS encoding xanthine dehydrogenase family protein subunit M translates to MDFLRPASWEEALAAKAEHPTAVPIAGGTDVMVEINFDHRRPEYLLDLNRVGDLYEWEVGADSVRLGASVPYTRIMENLRGELPGLSLASHTVASPQIRNRGGVGGNLGTASPAGDAHPALLAAGAEVEAESVRGSRRIPIDEFYTGVKRNALAPDELIRAVHIKKADGPQQYSKVGTRNAMVIAVCAFGLALHPATRTVRTGIGSAAPTPVRAKAAEEFLNAALDEGGFWDNGKIITPSVAKQFADLCSAACNPIDDVRGTASYRRHAVGIMARRTLTWTWESYRGTDGRSIEKGSVA
- a CDS encoding (2Fe-2S)-binding protein — translated: MRVNFTVNGRPQEADDVWEGESLLYVLRERMGLPGSKNACEQGECGSCTVRLDGIPVCSCLVAAGQVEGREVVTVEGLADYAKQRAEHGSCATGAHGTSVDEAKGWAAKPLDSQTGEGTQLAPIQQAFIDAGAVQCGFCTPGLLVAADEMLEHNPTPTDADIREALSGNLCRCTGYEKIMDAVRLAAARQGEAV
- a CDS encoding xanthine dehydrogenase family protein molybdopterin-binding subunit codes for the protein MPGTSAKGSPIGTPTKVTQGSKTKGGIGESTLRPDGTLKVTGEFAYSSDMWHEDMLWGQILRSTVAHAEIVSIDTVEALKTPGVYAVMTYDDLPTDVKNYGLEIQDTPVLAHGKVRHHGEPVAIVAADHPETARRAAAKIKVEYRELPVITDELSATAPDAILIHEGRDDHHIGHVPHPNIVHRQPIVRGDVEKARERADFIVEGEYTFGMQDQAFLGPESGLAVPSEDGGVDLYIATQWLHSDLKQIAPVLGLPEDKVRMTLSGVGGAFGGREDLSMQIHACLLALRTGKPVKIVYNRFESFFGHVHRHPAKLHYEHGATKDGKLTHLKARIVLDGGAYASASPAVVGNASSLGAGPYVIDDVDIEAIALYTNNPPCGAMRGFGAVQACFAYEAQMDKLADKVGMDRVEFRQLNAMEQGTIMPTGQPVDSPAPVAELLRRVKAMPMPPEQQWLAAGEAADVRQLPGGLSNTTHGEGVVRGVGYAVGIKNVGFSEGFDDYSTAKVRLEVVGGEPVAVVHTAMAEVGQGGVTVHAQIARTELGVAQVTIHPADTQVGSAGSTSASRQTYVTGGAVKNSCELVREKVLEMGRRKLGTYHPAWATAELLLEGGKVVTDAGEVLADLADVLEGESVEIEAEWRHRATEPFDLRTGQGFGHVQYTFAAHRAVVEVDTELGLVKVIELACAQDVGKALNPLSVIGQIQGGTTQGLGVAVMEEIIVDPKTAKVRNPSFTDYLIPTILDTPTIPVDVLELADEHAPYGLRGIGEAPTLSSTPAVLAAIRNATGLELNRTPVRPEHLTGT